Proteins encoded within one genomic window of Nonomuraea gerenzanensis:
- a CDS encoding ABC transporter substrate-binding protein: MKAPLATLALACLLTVTACGGGAAPAAQGPQPLRMSIWTSNEAHLKLFKDIAAEYRKSHPRVGEITFDPIPFENYTTTLTTQIAGGNAPDLAWILENAAPDFVGSGALVPLKGKIENAGELVPAATRLWERDGELYAYPFSTSPFGVFVNTDLVKAAGQKAPRDLIKAGQWDWEHANEINKAVAAKGKNGLTILNFDYKAWDNLATVWQGWGAKAWSDDGGTCQFNAPEMVEAMTFLHKSIFTDKAMPGPGTAVDFFSGDTAMAVAQISRAAMLEDATFTWDLVPLPAGPKGEYAVIGQAGIGVLKKSPKAELAADFLAYFTNAANSAKLAAYFPPARSSLLTADTMAKTSPMLNGDQLQEVVIDGIEQGVVKPSHTGQAELAQTARAALDPLWKPDADVKAVLDGVCAKIQPLLGG; encoded by the coding sequence ATGAAAGCACCCCTGGCAACCCTCGCGCTGGCCTGCCTGCTCACGGTCACCGCCTGCGGTGGCGGTGCGGCGCCGGCCGCGCAGGGCCCGCAGCCGCTGCGCATGTCGATCTGGACCTCCAACGAGGCCCACCTGAAGCTGTTCAAGGACATCGCCGCCGAGTACCGCAAGTCGCACCCGCGGGTCGGCGAGATCACCTTCGACCCGATCCCGTTCGAGAACTACACGACCACGCTGACCACCCAGATCGCCGGCGGCAACGCCCCCGACCTGGCCTGGATCCTGGAGAACGCGGCGCCCGACTTCGTCGGCTCCGGCGCGCTCGTCCCGCTCAAGGGCAAGATCGAGAACGCGGGCGAGCTGGTGCCCGCCGCCACCCGGCTGTGGGAGCGCGACGGCGAGCTGTACGCCTACCCGTTCTCCACCTCGCCCTTCGGCGTCTTCGTCAACACCGACCTGGTCAAGGCGGCGGGCCAGAAGGCGCCGCGCGACCTGATCAAGGCCGGCCAGTGGGACTGGGAGCACGCCAACGAGATCAACAAGGCCGTCGCGGCGAAGGGCAAGAACGGCCTGACCATCCTCAACTTCGACTACAAGGCGTGGGACAACCTCGCCACCGTCTGGCAGGGCTGGGGTGCCAAGGCGTGGAGCGACGACGGCGGCACCTGCCAGTTCAACGCGCCCGAGATGGTCGAGGCCATGACGTTCCTGCACAAGTCGATCTTCACCGACAAGGCGATGCCCGGCCCCGGCACCGCGGTCGACTTCTTCTCCGGCGACACCGCGATGGCCGTCGCCCAGATCTCCCGCGCCGCCATGCTGGAGGACGCCACCTTCACGTGGGACCTGGTGCCGCTGCCCGCCGGGCCGAAGGGCGAGTACGCGGTCATCGGCCAGGCCGGGATCGGCGTGCTGAAGAAGTCGCCGAAGGCCGAGTTGGCCGCCGACTTCCTCGCCTACTTCACCAACGCCGCCAACTCCGCCAAGCTCGCCGCCTACTTCCCGCCCGCCCGCTCCTCCCTGCTGACGGCCGACACCATGGCCAAGACCAGCCCCATGCTGAACGGCGACCAGCTCCAGGAAGTGGTGATCGACGGCATCGAGCAGGGCGTGGTCAAGCCCAGCCACACCGGCCAGGCCGAGCTGGCCCAGACCGCCAGGGCCGCGCTCGACCCGCTGTGGAAGCCGGACGCCGACGTCAAGGCGGTGCTGGACGGCGTGTGCGCGAAGATCCAGCCGCTGCTGGGCGGCTGA
- a CDS encoding FAD-dependent oxidoreductase: MIEISADALVVGGGLGGVAAALALLRAGRSVVLTEEYDWLGGQLTSQAVPPDEHTWVERFGVTASYRALRDGIRRYYREHYPLTERARAWRELNPGGGHVSKLCHEPRVAVAVIEAMLAPYRGSGRLRVLQPYRPVGAEVDGDRVTAVRLAHRDGGGEITAVAPYVLDATETGELLPLAGAEYVTGFEARDDTGEPSAPAVAQPMNMQAVSVCFAIDHVDGDHTVDKPASYDFWRAYQPPFWGDRLLSWRCPSPRTLEIMERSFTPNPGDDPRLVEADQRVNPGDGNLWTFRRIAARDLFVPGAYDSDITLVNWPMIDYLEGPVIDVPDADRHLAAARELSKSVLYWLQTEAPRHDGGTGYPGLRLRGDVTGGTDGLAQAPYIRESRRIRALTTVTEQDLSVAVRGDKGAVSYHDSVGVGMYRIDLHPSTGGDNYIDVACSPFEIPLGALIPQRMSNLLPACKNIGTTHITNGAYRLHPVEWNVGEAAGALAAFCLDRATTPHAVRADERLLADYQHRLVRDGVELRWPDVTGY, encoded by the coding sequence GTGATCGAGATATCGGCAGACGCCCTGGTCGTCGGCGGCGGGCTGGGCGGCGTGGCCGCCGCGCTGGCTCTGCTGCGGGCGGGGCGCTCGGTGGTGCTCACCGAGGAGTACGACTGGCTGGGCGGCCAGCTCACCAGCCAGGCGGTGCCGCCGGACGAGCACACCTGGGTGGAGCGGTTCGGCGTCACCGCGAGCTACCGCGCCTTGCGCGACGGCATCCGGCGCTACTACCGCGAGCACTACCCGCTGACCGAGCGGGCGCGGGCGTGGCGGGAGCTCAACCCGGGCGGCGGGCACGTCAGCAAGCTGTGCCACGAGCCCCGGGTCGCGGTCGCGGTCATCGAGGCCATGCTCGCCCCCTACCGGGGGTCCGGCAGGCTGCGCGTGCTGCAGCCGTACCGGCCGGTCGGGGCCGAGGTGGACGGCGACCGCGTCACGGCCGTGCGGCTCGCGCACCGCGACGGGGGCGGCGAGATCACCGCGGTGGCGCCGTACGTGCTGGACGCCACCGAGACCGGCGAGCTGCTGCCGCTGGCAGGCGCCGAGTACGTGACCGGCTTCGAGGCCCGGGACGACACCGGCGAGCCCAGCGCCCCGGCGGTGGCGCAGCCGATGAACATGCAGGCCGTGTCCGTGTGCTTCGCCATCGACCACGTGGACGGCGACCACACCGTGGACAAGCCGGCCTCCTACGACTTCTGGCGCGCCTACCAGCCGCCCTTCTGGGGCGACCGGCTGCTGTCGTGGCGCTGCCCGAGCCCGCGGACGCTGGAGATCATGGAGCGTTCCTTCACCCCGAACCCCGGCGACGACCCCCGCCTGGTGGAGGCCGACCAGCGGGTCAACCCGGGCGACGGCAACCTGTGGACCTTCCGCAGGATCGCCGCCCGCGACCTGTTCGTGCCCGGCGCGTACGACAGCGACATCACGCTCGTCAACTGGCCGATGATCGACTACCTGGAGGGCCCGGTCATCGACGTGCCGGACGCCGACCGGCACCTGGCGGCGGCCCGCGAGCTGTCGAAGTCGGTGCTGTACTGGCTGCAGACCGAGGCGCCCCGCCACGACGGCGGCACCGGCTACCCCGGCCTGCGGCTGCGCGGCGACGTCACCGGCGGCACCGACGGGCTCGCCCAGGCCCCCTACATCCGCGAGTCCCGGCGCATCCGGGCCCTGACCACCGTCACCGAACAGGACCTGTCCGTGGCGGTACGCGGCGACAAGGGCGCCGTCTCCTACCACGACTCCGTGGGCGTGGGCATGTACCGCATCGACCTGCACCCCTCGACCGGCGGCGACAACTACATCGACGTCGCCTGCTCCCCGTTCGAGATCCCCCTCGGAGCGCTGATCCCGCAGCGGATGAGCAACCTGCTGCCCGCCTGCAAGAACATCGGCACCACCCACATCACCAACGGCGCCTACCGCCTGCACCCGGTGGAGTGGAACGTCGGCGAGGCGGCCGGCGCGCTCGCCGCCTTCTGCCTGGACCGCGCCACCACGCCGCACGCCGTGCGCGCGGACGAGCGGCTCCTGGCCGACTACCAGCACCGGCTCGTCCGCGACGGCGTGGAGCTGCGCTGGCCCGACGTCACCGGCTACTGA
- a CDS encoding LacI family DNA-binding transcriptional regulator yields MTASGRRLTQQDIARMAGVSQTTVSLVLNGRAEGEVRISPETRERVLAVIRETGYVADPAARRLAERRNRIYGVFTYEAVFPAESADFYHPFLVGIEECAEEAGCDLLLFTSAKVEQGERRRIFSAESRIRLADGCVLLGRTIDPEDLARLLAEGIPFVSVGRRDDAGGPVPYVGADYPPAVRALVERAAALGHRRMAYVGAGRGPESYADRLRGFTEGVAATGADGLHLPAADGLFDSGATVVFAEELADGVAIAEAARARGLDVPRDLSIVALGARTRPVSTDIDFAGFRIPRREMGRRAVELLTRVLERGGTPQELLACELVEGSTLARAHER; encoded by the coding sequence GTGACTGCTTCTGGGCGGCGGCTGACGCAGCAGGACATCGCGCGCATGGCCGGAGTGAGCCAGACGACGGTGTCGCTGGTGCTCAACGGGCGGGCCGAGGGCGAGGTGCGCATCTCCCCGGAGACCCGCGAGCGCGTGCTCGCGGTGATCAGGGAGACCGGCTACGTGGCCGATCCGGCGGCCCGCCGGCTCGCAGAGCGCCGCAACCGCATCTACGGCGTGTTCACCTACGAGGCCGTCTTCCCCGCCGAGAGCGCGGACTTCTACCACCCGTTCCTCGTCGGCATCGAGGAGTGCGCGGAGGAGGCCGGCTGCGACCTGCTGCTGTTCACCAGCGCCAAGGTCGAGCAGGGGGAGCGGCGGCGGATCTTCAGCGCCGAGAGCCGGATCCGGCTGGCCGACGGCTGCGTGCTGCTCGGCCGGACGATCGACCCGGAGGACCTGGCCAGGCTGCTGGCCGAGGGCATCCCGTTCGTCTCGGTCGGCCGCCGCGACGACGCCGGCGGGCCGGTGCCCTACGTCGGCGCGGACTACCCGCCCGCCGTGCGGGCGCTGGTCGAGCGGGCGGCGGCGCTCGGCCACCGGCGGATGGCCTACGTCGGGGCGGGGCGCGGCCCGGAGTCCTACGCCGACCGGCTGCGCGGCTTCACCGAGGGCGTGGCCGCGACCGGCGCCGACGGGCTGCACCTGCCCGCCGCGGACGGGCTGTTCGACTCCGGCGCGACCGTGGTGTTCGCCGAGGAGCTGGCCGACGGCGTGGCCATCGCCGAGGCCGCCCGCGCCCGCGGCCTGGACGTGCCGCGTGACCTGTCCATCGTCGCGCTGGGCGCGCGGACCAGGCCCGTCTCCACCGACATCGACTTCGCCGGCTTCCGCATCCCCCGGCGGGAGATGGGACGCAGGGCCGTCGAGCTGCTCACCCGCGTCCTGGAGCGCGGCGGCACCCCGCAGGAACTACTGGCGTGCGAGCTGGTCGAAGGCTCGACGCTGGCACGAGCACATGAGAGGTAA
- the clpX gene encoding ATP-dependent Clp protease ATP-binding subunit ClpX, with the protein MARTGKPRDLPRCSFCGRSQSEVRRLIAGPPAVCICDGCVGQCTELMAGERAAARAPQPPRPRETHAFLDQYVIGQDQAKRALAVAVYNHYKRVRAPDAELGKSNILLVGPTGSGKTHLVRTLARLLDVPFAVADATALTEAGYVGEDVETMLLALVEAAGHDLVRAATGIVYIDEIDKLARKGENPSITRDVSGEGVQQALLKILEGTVAGVPPQGGRKHPHQDLIPLDTTNVLFIAGGAFAGLEQLVERRVARGGAGFGAAPRPGPPEDVLAQVMPEDLVRYGFIPEFVGRVPVLATLRPPDREALIRILTEPRDALIKQYRRLLELDGVELELTDGAVAAVAEQALLRRTGARAVRAVMEEVLLNVMYEVPGRDDVARVVITRETVLDHVNPTLVPRDRRDPGRRERSA; encoded by the coding sequence ATGGCACGCACCGGCAAGCCCCGCGACCTGCCGCGCTGCTCGTTCTGCGGCAGGAGCCAGAGCGAGGTGCGCAGGCTCATCGCGGGCCCGCCCGCCGTCTGCATCTGCGACGGGTGCGTGGGCCAGTGCACCGAGCTGATGGCCGGGGAACGCGCGGCGGCGCGGGCCCCGCAGCCGCCCAGGCCGCGCGAGACCCACGCCTTCCTCGACCAGTACGTGATCGGCCAGGACCAGGCCAAACGCGCCCTGGCCGTGGCCGTCTACAACCACTACAAGCGCGTCCGCGCACCCGACGCCGAGCTGGGCAAGTCGAACATCCTGCTCGTCGGCCCCACCGGCAGCGGCAAGACGCACCTGGTGCGGACGCTCGCGCGGCTGCTCGACGTGCCGTTCGCCGTCGCCGACGCCACCGCGCTGACCGAGGCCGGGTACGTCGGCGAGGACGTCGAGACCATGCTGCTGGCGCTCGTCGAGGCGGCCGGCCACGACCTGGTCAGGGCCGCGACCGGCATCGTCTACATCGACGAGATCGACAAGCTCGCCCGCAAGGGGGAGAACCCGTCGATCACGCGCGACGTCTCCGGCGAGGGCGTGCAGCAGGCGCTGCTGAAGATCCTGGAGGGCACGGTGGCCGGCGTGCCGCCGCAGGGCGGCAGGAAGCACCCCCACCAGGACCTCATCCCGCTCGACACGACGAACGTGCTGTTCATCGCCGGCGGCGCGTTCGCCGGCCTGGAGCAGCTCGTCGAGCGGCGGGTCGCCCGTGGCGGCGCCGGCTTCGGCGCCGCGCCGCGTCCGGGTCCCCCGGAGGACGTGCTGGCCCAGGTCATGCCGGAGGATCTCGTCCGGTACGGGTTCATCCCCGAGTTCGTCGGCCGGGTGCCCGTGCTGGCGACGCTGCGCCCGCCGGACCGCGAGGCGCTGATCCGCATCCTGACCGAGCCGCGCGACGCGCTGATCAAGCAGTACCGGCGGCTGCTGGAGCTCGACGGGGTCGAGCTGGAGCTCACCGACGGCGCCGTGGCCGCCGTCGCCGAGCAGGCGCTGCTGCGCCGCACCGGCGCCAGGGCGGTGCGCGCCGTCATGGAGGAGGTGCTGCTCAACGTCATGTACGAGGTGCCGGGCCGGGACGACGTGGCCCGCGTCGTGATCACCAGGGAGACGGTGCTGGACCACGTCAACCCCACCCTGGTGCCGCGCGACCGGCGCGACCCCGGGCGCAGGGAGCGATCCGCCTGA
- a CDS encoding cytochrome P450 family protein has protein sequence MDVPEIDLTDPAVLHDPYTAYAQVRERSAVVRLLVPGFGPFWAVTRHEEARAMLADPRMELNESSYRRPGVPEHCLRYLRTMAETNGAEHARLRRLVTPAFTPRQATGFAPRIERIVEGLLDELPEREPVDLLERFAKPLPMDVICELVGIPPADRPRWREYGAAVAAGHGERFARAIPEIIDAAGSAIAAARAQPGDGLLPDLARVVEEDGDRLSDDELVTMVWLLVLAGQTPANLIANAVATLLAHPDQLAALRADPALMPRAVEELARWSPPQPMTVPRFATEDVEIGGVPIPEGQPVTVSVAAANRDPRVFDEPDRFDITREPGPHLGFGHGPHFCVGSSLARVQTGVALGVLLRRFPGLALAGEAAYLPDPGTRRLASLPVTLRPAG, from the coding sequence ATGGATGTGCCGGAGATCGACCTGACCGACCCGGCGGTGCTGCACGACCCGTACACGGCGTACGCGCAGGTCAGGGAGCGGTCGGCGGTCGTGCGGCTGCTGGTGCCCGGGTTCGGCCCGTTCTGGGCCGTGACGCGGCACGAGGAGGCCAGGGCGATGCTGGCCGACCCGCGCATGGAGCTCAACGAGTCCAGCTACCGGCGGCCCGGCGTGCCGGAGCACTGCCTGCGGTACCTGCGCACGATGGCCGAGACGAACGGCGCCGAGCACGCCCGCCTGCGCCGGCTGGTCACGCCCGCGTTCACACCGCGCCAGGCCACCGGGTTCGCCCCGCGCATCGAGCGGATCGTCGAAGGGCTGCTCGACGAGCTGCCGGAGCGAGAGCCGGTGGACCTGCTGGAGCGCTTCGCCAAGCCGCTGCCGATGGACGTGATCTGCGAGCTGGTCGGCATCCCGCCCGCCGACAGGCCGCGCTGGCGCGAGTACGGCGCCGCCGTCGCCGCCGGGCACGGCGAGCGGTTCGCGCGGGCCATCCCGGAGATCATCGACGCGGCCGGATCCGCGATCGCCGCGGCCCGGGCGCAGCCCGGCGACGGCCTGCTGCCCGACCTGGCCCGCGTCGTGGAGGAAGACGGCGACCGGCTCTCCGACGACGAGCTGGTCACCATGGTGTGGCTGCTCGTCCTGGCCGGGCAGACCCCGGCCAACCTCATCGCGAACGCCGTCGCCACCCTGCTCGCCCACCCGGACCAGCTCGCCGCGCTGCGCGCCGACCCCGCACTGATGCCGCGCGCCGTGGAGGAGCTGGCCCGCTGGAGCCCGCCGCAGCCGATGACCGTGCCCCGGTTCGCCACCGAGGACGTCGAGATCGGCGGCGTGCCCATCCCCGAGGGGCAGCCGGTCACCGTCTCCGTGGCCGCCGCCAACCGGGACCCGCGCGTGTTCGACGAGCCCGACAGGTTCGACATCACGCGGGAGCCGGGGCCGCACCTCGGGTTCGGGCACGGGCCGCACTTCTGCGTGGGCTCCTCGCTGGCGCGCGTGCAGACCGGCGTCGCGCTGGGGGTGCTGCTGCGCCGCTTCCCCGGCCTGGCGCTCGCGGGGGAGGCGGCGTACCTGCCGGATCCCGGCACGCGGCGGCTGGCGTCCCTGCCCGTGACCCTGCGCCCGGCGGGCTGA
- a CDS encoding TetR family transcriptional regulator — MARLTRAQTQQRNRAKVLAAARAEFAERGYREAKIDDIADRAELTRGAVYSNFPGKRALYFAVLADLAERAPVTAPEEPALTVPEALSEVARAWVTRLPLATEGEREPSRLGMHLIPEILADEVTRRPYAQLMQLNAVLLGLAMERLRPPREPDGRLVRLAGSVLTVLQGAAQLAAAAPGFVDQFDVIRGCEQLAGLDLGDRWAPAPLLPRVRETDEPWAPPSGAIDAVTGGPARLERDGVVAVLGLHRLSAAEDAVRAAPADAEVTAVVVTGAPKELLPLARLVVAEVSTCLRQAFPKPAWPRLRVVYDESGALAAAAGVAQPGDDTEVALRVEAGRVVVRAQGYGAAHAAAGRR, encoded by the coding sequence TTGGCCCGGCTCACCCGAGCGCAGACACAGCAGCGCAACCGGGCGAAGGTGCTGGCGGCGGCCAGGGCGGAGTTCGCCGAGCGCGGATACCGGGAGGCGAAGATCGACGACATCGCCGACCGGGCCGAGCTCACGCGCGGGGCCGTCTACTCCAACTTCCCCGGCAAGCGCGCGCTCTACTTCGCCGTGCTGGCCGACCTGGCGGAGCGCGCGCCCGTGACCGCCCCGGAGGAGCCCGCGCTCACCGTGCCGGAGGCGCTGAGCGAGGTGGCGCGCGCCTGGGTGACCCGGCTGCCGCTGGCCACCGAGGGCGAGCGCGAGCCGAGCAGGCTGGGCATGCACCTGATCCCCGAGATCCTCGCCGACGAGGTCACGCGGCGGCCCTACGCGCAGCTCATGCAGCTCAACGCGGTGCTGCTCGGGCTGGCCATGGAGCGGCTGCGCCCGCCGCGCGAGCCGGACGGGCGGCTGGTGCGGCTGGCCGGGTCCGTGCTCACGGTGCTGCAGGGGGCGGCGCAGCTCGCGGCGGCGGCGCCGGGGTTCGTGGACCAGTTCGACGTGATCCGGGGGTGCGAGCAGCTCGCCGGCCTGGATCTGGGCGACCGGTGGGCGCCCGCGCCGCTGCTCCCCCGGGTGCGGGAGACCGACGAGCCATGGGCGCCGCCGTCCGGGGCGATCGACGCGGTCACGGGCGGGCCCGCGCGGCTGGAGCGCGACGGCGTGGTGGCGGTGCTCGGGCTGCACCGGCTCTCGGCCGCCGAGGACGCGGTCCGCGCGGCGCCCGCGGACGCCGAGGTCACGGCCGTGGTGGTGACCGGTGCGCCCAAGGAGCTGCTACCGCTGGCCCGGCTGGTGGTCGCCGAGGTGAGCACGTGCCTGCGCCAGGCGTTCCCGAAGCCCGCCTGGCCGCGGCTGCGGGTGGTGTACGACGAGAGTGGCGCGCTGGCCGCGGCGGCCGGGGTGGCGCAGCCGGGGGACGACACCGAGGTGGCGCTGCGGGTGGAGGCGGGCAGGGTCGTCGTGCGCGCGCAGGGTTACGGCGCCGCCCACGCCGCCGCCGGGCGGCGCTGA
- a CDS encoding SMP-30/gluconolactonase/LRE family protein, which produces MTIAAYPATGPVAQHGEGPVWSARWGGLRWVDMLAGDVLALAPDGEVRRRHVGAVAAVVRPRVSGGYVVAAERELLLADSDELDAPLRSLGEAWRDPAIRMNEGGCDPDGRFYIGSMAYDAAPGRGSFYVAGPGDALRVVLPGVTISNGFGFSPDGRLAYYADTSTGRVDVLDYDPEAGLSGRRPFAVVEPERGAPDGLAVDAEGGVWVAMWQGGAVHRYDAGGRLDAVVHLPVRKVTAVAFGGEGLDRLFVTTSALDVDRAEQPEAGALFCADPGVRGLPVLPTTL; this is translated from the coding sequence ATGACCATCGCCGCGTACCCCGCCACCGGCCCCGTCGCCCAGCACGGCGAGGGACCCGTGTGGTCGGCCCGCTGGGGCGGGCTGCGGTGGGTGGACATGCTGGCGGGCGATGTGCTGGCGCTCGCCCCCGACGGCGAGGTGCGCCGGCGGCACGTCGGCGCGGTGGCCGCCGTCGTGCGGCCACGCGTGTCCGGCGGATACGTCGTCGCGGCCGAGCGGGAGCTGCTGCTGGCCGACTCCGACGAGCTGGACGCCCCGCTGCGCTCGCTCGGCGAGGCGTGGCGCGATCCAGCGATCCGCATGAACGAGGGCGGCTGCGACCCCGACGGCCGCTTCTACATCGGCAGCATGGCCTACGACGCCGCCCCGGGGCGTGGCTCGTTCTACGTGGCGGGGCCGGGAGACGCGCTGCGCGTGGTGCTGCCCGGGGTGACGATCTCCAACGGGTTCGGCTTCAGCCCGGACGGGCGGCTGGCGTACTACGCCGACACCTCGACGGGCCGGGTGGACGTGCTCGACTACGACCCGGAGGCGGGGCTGAGCGGGCGGCGGCCGTTCGCGGTGGTGGAGCCGGAGCGGGGCGCGCCCGACGGGCTGGCCGTGGACGCCGAGGGCGGGGTGTGGGTGGCGATGTGGCAGGGCGGGGCCGTGCACCGCTACGACGCGGGCGGGCGGCTCGACGCGGTCGTGCACCTGCCGGTGCGCAAGGTCACGGCGGTGGCGTTCGGCGGGGAAGGGCTCGACCGGCTGTTCGTCACCACCTCGGCGCTGGACGTGGACCGGGCCGAGCAACCGGAGGCGGGCGCGCTCTTCTGCGCCGACCCGGGCGTGCGCGGCCTGCCGGTGCTGCCCACCACCCTGTGA
- a CDS encoding family 43 glycosylhydrolase: protein MTGSDNGSSVGRRSLLTGVAGLLGAAALPATATPAQAATAAQASGGRYPANWPELEPYGLADTRPELWPRADNSFVLPLELRPRDRELGRVWMRDTYVNCFRVGGRPLYVATGTTRVPGLAAAGPWNDGIFVWTARSLRGPWRLADTTRIRPGAEKGKVWSPEFVEENRPGRTVVAPWQEYWTDEGQFGKRGNAWAPEVHYFHGKWYIVACMGDHSQKVGSFMLVSDGGVEGPYRVVEGNLDKPFGDSFIGGPNWIKPGAYHHIDGSLYTEGDDAWLVLHNNLYARFRDDMEDIVPTTDLPKFQQTAYTPEPYLEGAYVFKHGGKYYLLHAAWNRSSTGADGGTRHAYDPAGAGRVQYQYDAVVAVSDTFEGPYSKRWTAGVGAGHNNFFVDHSGHVWATFFRNPAFGYWADPSRVADAAVAGVVRMEWTGPEGDRLYVQRPNRGHAQ from the coding sequence ATGACTGGTTCCGACAACGGGTCGAGCGTCGGCCGACGATCCTTGCTCACCGGCGTGGCGGGCCTGCTGGGAGCGGCGGCCCTGCCCGCCACCGCCACCCCTGCCCAGGCGGCGACGGCCGCGCAGGCTTCCGGGGGGCGTTACCCGGCGAACTGGCCCGAGCTGGAGCCCTACGGCCTGGCCGACACCCGGCCGGAGTTGTGGCCGCGCGCGGACAACTCCTTCGTGCTGCCGCTGGAGTTGCGCCCCCGGGACCGGGAGCTGGGCCGGGTGTGGATGCGCGACACGTACGTCAACTGCTTCCGCGTCGGCGGCCGGCCGCTCTACGTCGCCACCGGCACCACCCGCGTGCCCGGCCTCGCCGCGGCGGGCCCCTGGAACGACGGCATCTTCGTGTGGACGGCGCGGTCGCTGCGCGGCCCGTGGCGGCTGGCGGACACCACCCGCATCCGGCCCGGCGCCGAGAAGGGCAAGGTGTGGTCGCCCGAGTTCGTGGAGGAGAACCGGCCGGGGCGGACGGTCGTGGCGCCGTGGCAGGAGTACTGGACGGACGAGGGCCAGTTCGGCAAGCGGGGCAACGCCTGGGCGCCGGAGGTGCACTACTTCCACGGCAAGTGGTACATCGTGGCGTGCATGGGCGACCATTCGCAGAAGGTCGGCTCGTTCATGCTGGTGAGCGACGGCGGGGTGGAGGGCCCGTACCGGGTCGTGGAGGGCAACCTCGACAAGCCGTTCGGCGACTCCTTCATCGGCGGGCCCAACTGGATCAAGCCGGGCGCCTACCACCACATCGACGGCAGCCTCTACACCGAGGGCGACGACGCGTGGCTGGTGCTGCACAACAACCTGTACGCCAGGTTCAGGGACGACATGGAGGACATCGTCCCCACCACGGACCTGCCGAAGTTCCAGCAGACGGCCTACACGCCCGAGCCGTACCTGGAAGGCGCGTACGTCTTCAAGCACGGCGGCAAGTACTACCTGCTGCACGCCGCGTGGAACCGGTCGTCGACCGGCGCCGACGGCGGCACCCGCCACGCCTACGACCCGGCCGGCGCCGGGCGGGTGCAGTACCAGTACGACGCCGTCGTGGCCGTGTCGGACACGTTCGAGGGCCCGTACTCCAAGCGCTGGACCGCGGGCGTCGGCGCGGGGCACAACAACTTCTTCGTCGACCACAGCGGCCACGTCTGGGCGACGTTCTTCCGCAACCCCGCCTTCGGCTACTGGGCCGACCCGTCGCGCGTCGCCGACGCCGCCGTGGCCGGGGTGGTGCGGATGGAGTGGACGGGCCCCGAGGGTGACCGCCTGTACGTGCAGCGCCCGAACCGGGGGCACGCGCAATAG
- a CDS encoding EamA family transporter, translating into MTALTPAIWGTTYLVTTELLPPGRPLLAAVIRALPAGLLLVAITRRLPQGIWWWRALVLGALNIGVFFALLFVGAYRLPGGVAATVGAIQPLLVALLSAGLLGERLTVRTVVAAAAGVAGVSLLVLRADARLDALGVVAALGGAGVMAVGVVLSKRWQSPAPLLATTGWQLVAGGVLLVPVALAVEGAPPATLSGANVAGYAYLSLIGAALAYALWFRGLRVLSATKVTFLGLLSPVVATLLGWIVLGQQLTVAQAFGAVVVLGALVAAQVQPSRPRAVAARDREGKPELVG; encoded by the coding sequence ATGACCGCGCTGACCCCCGCCATCTGGGGCACCACCTACCTCGTCACCACCGAGCTGCTCCCGCCCGGCCGCCCGCTCCTCGCGGCGGTGATCCGGGCGCTGCCCGCCGGTCTGCTCCTCGTGGCCATCACCCGCCGCCTGCCACAGGGGATCTGGTGGTGGCGGGCGCTGGTGCTGGGGGCGCTGAACATCGGGGTGTTCTTCGCGTTGTTGTTCGTGGGGGCGTACCGGCTGCCGGGAGGGGTGGCGGCGACCGTCGGCGCCATCCAGCCGCTGCTGGTCGCGTTGTTGTCCGCCGGGCTGCTCGGCGAGCGGCTCACGGTGCGCACCGTGGTGGCCGCCGCTGCGGGGGTGGCCGGGGTCAGCCTGCTCGTGCTGCGTGCCGACGCGCGGCTGGACGCGCTCGGGGTGGTCGCCGCGCTCGGCGGGGCCGGGGTGATGGCCGTCGGAGTGGTGCTGAGCAAGCGGTGGCAGTCGCCCGCGCCGCTGCTGGCCACCACCGGCTGGCAGCTCGTCGCCGGCGGGGTGCTGCTGGTGCCCGTCGCGCTCGCCGTCGAGGGGGCGCCGCCCGCCACCTTGAGCGGGGCGAACGTCGCCGGGTACGCCTACCTCTCGCTGATCGGGGCGGCGCTCGCCTACGCCCTGTGGTTCAGGGGGCTGCGGGTGCTGTCGGCGACCAAGGTCACGTTCCTCGGGCTGCTCAGCCCCGTCGTGGCCACCTTGCTGGGCTGGATCGTGCTCGGGCAGCAGCTCACGGTGGCGCAGGCGTTCGGCGCGGTGGTGGTGCTGGGAGCCCTGGTCGCCGCTCAGGTGCAGCCCTCCCGGCCGCGGGCCGTCGCGGCGCGCGACCGGGAGGGGAAGCCCGAACTCGTCGGATGA